One window of Corynebacterium doosanense CAU 212 = DSM 45436 genomic DNA carries:
- the folP gene encoding dihydropteroate synthase, translating to MGIVNRTPDSFYDRGVTFGIDEALQRCDEVVEQGASIVDVGGVKAGPGSEVSASEEADRVLPVIRAVAERHPGVTISVDTWRASVAEEAIAAGAGLINDTWAGYDPELVEVAGQFRVGYVCSHTGGAVPRTRPHRVHYDDVVASVIAETTTLAERAVSCGVPEARVFIDPTHDFGKNTFHGLELLRRIDEIVATGWPVLMALSNKDFIGETTDRPVGERLPGTLAATAWSAARGVAAFRVHEVRETVDVLRMTAAIAGTHAPLNTVRGLA from the coding sequence ATGGGGATCGTCAACCGGACCCCCGACTCCTTCTATGACAGGGGCGTGACCTTCGGCATCGACGAGGCGCTCCAGCGCTGCGACGAGGTGGTCGAGCAGGGCGCGAGCATCGTCGACGTCGGTGGGGTCAAGGCCGGTCCGGGTTCCGAGGTCTCTGCGTCCGAGGAGGCGGACCGAGTCCTGCCGGTCATCCGCGCTGTCGCCGAGCGCCACCCCGGCGTGACCATCTCGGTGGACACTTGGCGTGCGTCCGTGGCCGAGGAGGCCATCGCCGCGGGTGCCGGCCTGATCAACGACACCTGGGCGGGTTACGACCCCGAGCTCGTCGAGGTCGCCGGCCAGTTCCGGGTGGGTTACGTGTGCTCCCACACCGGCGGCGCCGTCCCCCGGACCCGCCCGCACCGGGTGCACTACGACGACGTGGTCGCCTCCGTCATCGCCGAGACCACCACGCTGGCCGAGCGCGCGGTGTCCTGCGGAGTTCCCGAGGCCCGCGTCTTCATCGACCCGACCCACGACTTCGGCAAAAACACCTTCCACGGCCTGGAACTGCTGCGCCGCATCGACGAGATCGTCGCCACCGGCTGGCCCGTGCTCATGGCCCTGAGCAACAAGGACTTCATCGGCGAGACCACCGACCGCCCCGTCGGCGAGCGCCTGCCCGGCACCCTCGCGGCCACGGCCTGGTCGGCCGCCCGCGGGGTCGCCGCCTTCCGCGTCCACGAGGTGCGCGAGACCGTCGATGTCCTCCGCATGACCGCCGCCATTGCCGGCACCCACGCCCCGCTCAACACCGTGCGGGGCCTCGCGTGA
- a CDS encoding glucosyl-3-phosphoglycerate synthase has translation MVIPALNEEATVAGVVRTVLIDAPFEVIVIDADSTDNTAAVAARAGARVVNWRDVFPELQPIPGKGESLWRGVAAASGDVVVFVDADLVDPPAGMIHTLAAPFTDPDIHLVKASYARLLGDDSAGGGRVTELTAKPLIRLLHPELADIDQPLAGEYAIRRSSALRLPFVAGYGVEAGLLVNVSGRWGRASISEAQLPPRRHRNRPLSELSPMAETVAAVLLQRAGLTHAGFPGERPPLSDRI, from the coding sequence GTGGTCATTCCGGCGCTCAACGAGGAGGCCACGGTCGCGGGCGTGGTGCGCACCGTGCTTATCGACGCCCCTTTCGAGGTCATCGTCATCGACGCTGATTCGACGGACAACACCGCCGCGGTGGCCGCCCGCGCCGGTGCCCGGGTGGTGAACTGGCGCGACGTGTTCCCTGAGCTCCAGCCGATCCCCGGCAAGGGCGAGTCCCTGTGGCGCGGGGTGGCCGCGGCGAGCGGTGACGTGGTCGTCTTTGTCGACGCCGACCTGGTGGACCCACCCGCCGGCATGATCCACACCCTCGCCGCCCCGTTCACCGACCCGGACATCCACCTGGTCAAGGCCTCCTACGCCCGCCTGCTCGGAGACGATTCCGCCGGCGGTGGCCGGGTCACCGAGCTCACTGCGAAACCCCTGATCAGGCTGCTGCACCCGGAGCTGGCGGACATCGACCAGCCGCTCGCCGGAGAATACGCGATCAGGCGCAGCTCGGCCCTGCGACTGCCGTTTGTGGCGGGATACGGAGTGGAGGCGGGGCTGCTCGTGAACGTCAGCGGGAGGTGGGGGAGGGCGTCGATTAGCGAGGCCCAGCTGCCACCGCGACGCCACCGCAACCGCCCGCTCAGCGAGCTTTCCCCCATGGCCGAGACCGTGGCGGCGGTGCTGCTGCAGCGTGCGGGCCTCACACACGCGGGTTTTCCGGGCGAGCGCCCGCCACTGTCCGATAGGATCTGA
- a CDS encoding DUF3117 domain-containing protein: MAAMKPRTGSGPMEAVEESRKIVTRIPADGGGRLVVEMSKEEAGELGKLLVEAAGE, translated from the coding sequence ATGGCAGCAATGAAGCCGCGTACCGGCAGTGGCCCGATGGAAGCCGTCGAGGAAAGCCGCAAGATTGTCACCCGCATTCCGGCCGATGGGGGCGGGCGCCTGGTGGTGGAGATGTCCAAGGAAGAGGCTGGCGAGCTGGGCAAGCTGCTCGTCGAGGCCGCCGGGGAGTAG
- a CDS encoding methyltransferase domain-containing protein, translating to MLSDIVNVLADPADGSALSESDDKTRLISETGHSYDIARQGYVTLVGGRGLRHEGDSADMIAAREAFLAGGHFAPFVEAVSSAVLDVLDDAHVPDDASPVILEVGAGTGYYLSHTLDAVRGARGVGLDVSTSAAKSLAKAHPRLGCVVADAWESIPLRDASCDVISVVFAPRNPAEFARLLKPGGQVVVLTPAAGHLDELREPLGIIGVEEGKLTRLKEQAEGHLEIVGSPQPLEFAMTLDKYAIAAQVGMSPSARHITDLDERVAELSETMTVTARAHLTRLKKAE from the coding sequence ATGCTTTCGGACATCGTGAATGTGCTCGCCGACCCCGCGGACGGCTCCGCCCTCTCTGAATCGGACGACAAGACCCGGCTGATCTCCGAAACCGGGCACAGCTATGACATCGCCCGACAGGGGTACGTCACCCTGGTCGGCGGCCGCGGCCTCCGGCACGAGGGCGACTCTGCCGACATGATCGCCGCCCGCGAGGCGTTCCTCGCTGGCGGTCATTTTGCACCCTTCGTGGAGGCGGTCTCCTCCGCGGTACTCGACGTGCTGGACGACGCCCACGTCCCCGACGACGCCTCCCCGGTCATCCTCGAGGTCGGCGCCGGCACGGGCTACTACCTCTCCCACACCCTCGACGCCGTCCGCGGCGCCCGGGGAGTGGGGCTGGACGTGTCGACGTCCGCCGCCAAGTCGCTGGCCAAGGCCCACCCGCGCCTCGGCTGCGTGGTAGCCGACGCCTGGGAGTCCATCCCGCTGCGCGACGCCTCCTGCGACGTCATCTCCGTGGTCTTCGCCCCGCGCAACCCGGCGGAATTCGCCCGGCTGCTCAAGCCCGGCGGCCAGGTGGTCGTGCTCACCCCGGCCGCAGGCCACCTCGATGAGCTCCGCGAGCCCCTGGGCATCATCGGCGTCGAGGAGGGCAAACTCACCCGGCTGAAGGAACAGGCCGAGGGCCACCTGGAGATCGTCGGATCGCCGCAGCCCCTGGAATTTGCCATGACGCTGGACAAGTACGCAATCGCCGCACAGGTGGGCATGAGCCCCTCGGCCCGGCACATCACCGATCTGGACGAGCGGGTGGCCGAGCTCTCAGAGACGATGACCGTGACCGCGCGCGCCCACCTCACGCGGTTGAAGAAGGCCGAGTAG
- a CDS encoding GH32 C-terminal domain-containing protein codes for MPVQYRPELHVTAETGVLNAPAGVLRDGDSWHVFYQFQPKLNSPQRWGHVISQNGPFDWDECDDVLAPAGGETDLRAGSVVTNDGGADLYFTSVTAAGTSIQLAHMGLVEDMCDVSDDPSSLDATVNRVSRAVNDQSGFSNFRSPCVVRDWCSDDDRGQGHDGWLMLAVSGSTEDPRLVTLTSPDGRDWSLTGPLQFRGDHGMDSLTNIVSPRIIRLRDEVAGEIYDVLLLTMERDGVDHSGYLVGELTGGEFAVTTPFTRLDHGYDFTRPRNTNYAPGTIAAEKLYDQSVIFGLLNGVGRQDESAEHLSIQHSDWANVLSLPRVLTLQGGQIFQTPYRGTLDAVASSNRAQSWVATGEIPEGSSLTLDLKDADGNVAFRVTHSGDRLSVDRSMNEFHSGDEPMSVDLREGDSDTLTVIVDGSTVEVFADGGQVALASRVYIKGGKAEFVVRTEGDAVIHRSFTNVSSAGREDLLADIEDHEAYGE; via the coding sequence ATGCCAGTCCAGTACCGACCCGAGCTCCACGTCACCGCCGAAACGGGAGTGCTCAACGCACCCGCCGGGGTGCTTCGCGACGGCGATTCGTGGCACGTCTTCTACCAGTTCCAGCCGAAACTGAATTCCCCGCAGCGCTGGGGGCACGTCATCAGTCAGAACGGCCCCTTCGACTGGGACGAGTGCGACGACGTGCTCGCCCCCGCAGGCGGGGAAACCGACCTGCGTGCGGGATCGGTGGTCACCAATGACGGCGGGGCCGACCTCTACTTCACCTCGGTCACCGCGGCCGGCACGAGCATCCAGCTGGCCCACATGGGTCTCGTCGAGGACATGTGCGACGTCTCGGACGATCCCTCCAGCCTGGACGCGACCGTCAACCGGGTGTCCCGCGCGGTCAACGACCAGAGCGGGTTCAGCAACTTCCGCTCCCCCTGCGTCGTCCGCGACTGGTGCTCCGACGACGACCGCGGCCAGGGCCACGACGGGTGGCTGATGCTGGCCGTCTCGGGCTCGACGGAGGATCCCCGACTGGTCACCCTGACCAGCCCGGACGGGAGGGACTGGTCCCTGACTGGGCCGCTGCAGTTCCGCGGCGACCACGGGATGGACTCGTTGACAAACATCGTTTCCCCCCGCATCATCCGCCTGCGCGACGAGGTGGCCGGAGAGATCTACGACGTCCTCCTGCTCACCATGGAGCGCGACGGGGTCGACCACTCGGGTTACCTGGTGGGCGAGCTGACCGGCGGAGAGTTCGCCGTGACCACCCCGTTCACCCGCCTGGACCACGGCTACGACTTCACCCGGCCGCGCAACACCAACTACGCTCCCGGCACCATCGCCGCGGAGAAGCTCTACGATCAGTCGGTCATCTTCGGCCTGCTCAATGGCGTGGGCCGACAGGACGAGTCCGCGGAGCACCTGTCCATCCAGCACAGCGACTGGGCCAACGTGCTGTCGCTGCCCCGCGTGCTCACCCTGCAGGGCGGGCAGATCTTCCAGACTCCCTACCGCGGCACCCTCGATGCCGTGGCCTCCTCGAACCGGGCGCAGTCGTGGGTCGCCACCGGCGAGATCCCCGAGGGATCCTCCCTCACCCTCGACCTGAAGGACGCGGACGGCAACGTCGCGTTCCGCGTCACCCACAGCGGGGACCGCCTATCCGTGGATCGCTCGATGAACGAGTTCCATTCCGGGGACGAGCCCATGAGTGTCGACCTGCGCGAGGGAGACTCGGACACCCTCACCGTCATCGTCGACGGCTCCACCGTGGAGGTGTTTGCCGACGGCGGCCAGGTGGCTCTCGCCTCTCGTGTATACATCAAGGGCGGGAAGGCCGAGTTTGTGGTCCGCACCGAGGGCGACGCAGTGATCCACCGCTCCTTCACCAACGTCTCGTCAGCCGGCCGGGAAGATCTCCTGGCCGACATCGAGGACCACGAGGCCTACGGCGAGTAG
- the glgA gene encoding glycogen synthase → MRAGMMTREYPPEVYGGAGVHVTELTRFLRKLDDVEVDVHCMGAPRSEENVYVHGVDPELADANGAIKTLSTGLRMADAATGLDVVHSHTWYAGLGGHLTGRLYGIPHIATAHSLEPHRPWKREQLGGGYDVSSWSERNAMEYADGVIAVSAGMKDAILNAYPAIAEDKVHVILNGIDTELWTPQQTFTDESYLTSVGVNPDRPIAAFVGRITRQKGVEHLIKAAMDFDEDVQLVLCAGAPDTPEIAARTEALVEELRATRDGVFWIKDHLPPEQIKEIYTAADVFVCPSIYEPLGIVNLEAMACETAVVASGVGGIPEVVADGETGTLVHYDENDAVTFEKDLAEAVNAMVADRDRAARFGVAGRQRAVDQFSWETIAQQTADLYRSLI, encoded by the coding sequence ATGAGAGCCGGAATGATGACCAGAGAATATCCGCCCGAGGTCTACGGCGGCGCCGGGGTCCATGTCACCGAGCTGACACGATTCCTCAGGAAGCTCGACGACGTCGAGGTTGACGTCCACTGCATGGGTGCACCCCGCTCCGAGGAGAACGTCTACGTCCACGGGGTCGATCCCGAGCTCGCCGATGCCAACGGCGCCATCAAGACCCTCTCCACCGGCCTCCGGATGGCTGACGCGGCCACCGGACTGGATGTCGTGCACTCGCACACCTGGTACGCGGGGCTGGGTGGTCACCTCACCGGCCGGCTGTACGGCATCCCCCACATCGCCACAGCCCACTCGCTCGAGCCCCACCGCCCCTGGAAACGAGAGCAGCTGGGTGGCGGGTACGACGTCTCGTCCTGGTCCGAGCGCAACGCCATGGAGTACGCCGACGGCGTCATCGCTGTCTCCGCGGGCATGAAGGACGCGATCCTGAATGCTTACCCGGCAATCGCCGAAGACAAGGTCCACGTCATCCTCAACGGCATCGACACCGAGTTGTGGACACCCCAGCAGACCTTCACGGACGAATCCTACCTGACTTCGGTCGGCGTCAACCCGGACCGCCCGATCGCCGCCTTCGTCGGCCGCATCACCCGCCAGAAGGGCGTGGAGCACCTCATCAAGGCCGCGATGGACTTCGACGAGGACGTCCAGCTCGTGCTCTGCGCCGGTGCCCCGGACACGCCTGAGATCGCCGCCCGCACGGAGGCCCTGGTTGAGGAGCTGCGCGCGACCCGCGACGGTGTGTTCTGGATCAAGGATCACCTGCCCCCGGAGCAGATCAAGGAGATCTACACGGCCGCCGACGTGTTTGTGTGCCCGTCGATCTACGAGCCGCTGGGAATCGTCAACCTCGAGGCCATGGCCTGCGAGACCGCCGTGGTCGCCTCGGGCGTGGGAGGCATCCCCGAGGTCGTCGCCGACGGGGAGACCGGAACACTCGTCCACTACGACGAGAATGACGCCGTGACCTTTGAGAAAGACCTCGCCGAGGCGGTTAACGCTATGGTGGCCGATCGTGACCGCGCCGCGCGCTTCGGCGTGGCCGGAAGGCAGCGGGCCGTGGATCAGTTCTCCTGGGAGACCATCGCCCAGCAGACCGCCGACCTGTACCGCTCACTCATCTGA
- the glgC gene encoding glucose-1-phosphate adenylyltransferase: MKTQPNVLAIVLAGGEGKRLFPLTEDRAKPAVPFGGTYRLVDFVLSNLVNAGFTKIAVLTQYKSHSLDRHISQSWSISGPVSSYIASVPAQQRRGKRWYTGSADAIVQSLNLIYDEKPDYVIVFGADHVYRMDPSQMLEEHIASGKSASVAGIRVPREDATAFGVIQANDEGDITEFLEKPSDPPGTPDNPDEAYASMGNYIFTTQALVDALLRDESNEDSKHDMGGDIIPYFVGLNDAHVYDFSANQIPGSTSRDAGYWRDVGTIDSYYEAHMDLISVHPIFNLYNNRWPIHATDDSNLPPAKFVQGGIAQSSMVAPGSIISGGTVRNSVLATGVIIEEGASVEGSVLLPGVRVCKNAVVRHAILDKNVVVSEGEIVGMDPSRDEARFKVSDGGVVVVGKNQVV; this comes from the coding sequence GTGAAGACTCAGCCGAATGTACTTGCCATCGTCCTTGCCGGCGGCGAGGGAAAGCGCCTCTTTCCCCTCACCGAGGACCGCGCAAAACCCGCCGTTCCGTTCGGTGGAACCTACCGCCTCGTCGACTTTGTCCTGTCGAACCTCGTCAACGCCGGATTCACCAAGATCGCGGTGCTGACTCAGTACAAGTCCCACTCCCTCGACCGCCACATCTCCCAGTCGTGGTCGATCTCCGGCCCGGTCTCGTCGTACATCGCCTCCGTTCCCGCGCAGCAGCGCCGCGGCAAGCGCTGGTACACCGGCTCGGCCGACGCCATCGTGCAGTCGCTCAACCTGATCTACGACGAGAAGCCGGACTACGTCATCGTCTTCGGCGCAGACCACGTCTACCGGATGGACCCCTCGCAGATGCTTGAGGAGCACATCGCATCCGGCAAGTCCGCGTCCGTCGCCGGCATTCGCGTCCCGCGCGAGGACGCCACCGCGTTCGGTGTCATCCAGGCCAACGACGAGGGGGACATCACCGAGTTCCTGGAGAAGCCGTCGGACCCACCGGGCACCCCGGACAACCCGGACGAGGCCTACGCGTCGATGGGCAACTACATCTTCACCACCCAGGCGCTGGTCGACGCGCTGTTGCGCGACGAGTCGAACGAGGACTCCAAGCACGACATGGGCGGCGACATCATTCCCTACTTCGTCGGGCTGAATGACGCGCACGTCTACGACTTCTCCGCCAACCAGATCCCCGGGTCGACGAGCCGCGACGCCGGCTACTGGCGCGACGTCGGCACCATCGACAGCTACTACGAGGCCCACATGGACCTCATCTCGGTGCACCCGATCTTCAACCTCTACAACAACCGCTGGCCGATCCACGCCACGGACGACTCCAACCTGCCCCCCGCGAAGTTCGTCCAGGGCGGTATCGCGCAGTCGTCGATGGTGGCGCCTGGTTCGATCATCTCCGGTGGCACGGTCCGCAACTCGGTGCTGGCCACCGGCGTCATCATCGAGGAGGGCGCCTCCGTGGAGGGCTCCGTGCTGCTCCCGGGTGTGCGGGTGTGCAAGAACGCGGTCGTGCGCCACGCCATTCTGGACAAGAACGTGGTCGTCAGCGAGGGCGAGATCGTGGGCATGGATCCCTCCCGCGACGAGGCTCGCTTCAAGGTCTCTGACGGCGGCGTTGTCGTGGTGGGCAAGAACCAGGTCGTCTGA
- a CDS encoding HNH endonuclease signature motif containing protein, translated as MNDTRISLLVDQIDTALRELADVMTDPTSLHFETDHPQFERLERSLEQKSGIDAAFAWAADMHHAGGKVGSSRSTDYLVQRLGLSRSEALTRLQRGRALFDPPSGSPPPPAADETEQRAAAARARREKKAQAEARRKQASAEKRRIIDSALEVLHEDADPGYHELLNKALTYSEFHAVDHLRDWIREQVRLANLAVDRLIRHNIAFDKRRISFSNPDANGGIHVHMYLPSDAAAVLSEAINPARSQLLEGSDLQVDDPLTWNQRMVNLLVAMCRDFLNTKTPNLKGVGSIVVSMTMAELENMSPGDVFPTNTGHLVDPFALIRLGEATSDFFVVHGSGGEPLHADTGKRTTSLRQRIALFASELVCSAEGCERPMNQCQVHHILPHAQSGPTDIANLTQLCWGHHRDNNDLRNPLSPFGWADRDPHSGRVGTRRDASSPVHVNDSPAAARSGGAKIRARYPA; from the coding sequence GTGAACGACACCAGGATCTCCCTCCTCGTTGACCAGATAGACACCGCGCTGCGCGAGCTCGCGGACGTCATGACCGATCCCACGTCCCTCCATTTCGAGACCGACCACCCGCAGTTCGAACGGCTTGAACGATCCCTCGAGCAGAAATCCGGCATCGATGCCGCCTTCGCTTGGGCGGCCGACATGCATCACGCCGGCGGCAAGGTCGGATCCTCCCGCTCCACGGACTATCTCGTCCAGCGTCTGGGCCTTTCCCGCAGCGAGGCGCTGACCCGCCTCCAGCGCGGCAGAGCCCTGTTCGACCCTCCTTCGGGATCTCCTCCCCCGCCCGCCGCCGACGAGACCGAGCAGCGCGCGGCCGCCGCCCGGGCACGCCGAGAGAAGAAGGCCCAGGCGGAGGCCCGACGCAAGCAGGCGTCCGCCGAGAAACGCCGGATCATCGACTCAGCCCTCGAGGTTCTACACGAGGACGCCGACCCCGGCTATCACGAACTGCTCAACAAAGCCCTCACCTATTCCGAATTCCACGCCGTAGACCACCTGCGCGACTGGATCCGGGAACAGGTCCGCCTGGCCAACCTCGCGGTGGACCGACTGATCCGACACAACATCGCCTTCGACAAACGCCGGATCTCCTTCAGCAATCCCGACGCCAACGGAGGCATCCACGTGCACATGTACCTGCCCTCGGACGCCGCAGCCGTGCTCTCCGAAGCCATCAACCCCGCTCGCAGCCAGCTCCTCGAGGGATCAGACCTTCAGGTCGACGATCCGTTGACCTGGAATCAGCGGATGGTCAACCTCCTCGTCGCCATGTGTCGGGATTTTCTCAACACCAAGACCCCGAACCTCAAGGGCGTGGGATCCATCGTCGTGTCCATGACCATGGCGGAGCTGGAGAACATGTCTCCCGGCGACGTGTTTCCCACCAACACCGGGCACCTGGTGGACCCCTTCGCCCTGATCCGGCTCGGGGAGGCCACCTCCGACTTCTTTGTCGTGCACGGCAGCGGAGGCGAGCCCCTCCACGCGGACACGGGCAAACGCACCACGAGCCTGCGTCAGCGGATCGCGCTCTTCGCCAGCGAGCTGGTCTGTTCCGCAGAGGGTTGTGAACGGCCCATGAACCAGTGCCAGGTCCACCACATCCTGCCCCATGCCCAATCGGGACCGACCGACATCGCCAACCTCACCCAGCTGTGCTGGGGGCACCACCGGGACAACAACGACCTGCGCAACCCGCTCTCCCCCTTCGGCTGGGCCGACCGCGACCCACATTCCGGACGGGTCGGAACCAGGCGCGACGCCTCGTCACCGGTGCACGTGAACGACTCCCCCGCTGCGGCCAGGTCGGGCGGCGCGAAGATCCGTGCCCGTTACCCGGCATAA
- a CDS encoding O-methyltransferase, whose protein sequence is MTDTANAATAAQTEYILATTLPDEVMRETRDDATEFGLEAPDEITGQLISTLAAVGSASKSSGAVLITPAAGVVGLYALRGLGERQTVTCIDPEAEHQTHAKEAFRSAGFSPSRARLLPSRPLDVLGRLAGGSYHLVYVDVSPLDLPAALEAAVPLLTVGGSIMVVNSLLDGTIADSTRRDRDTAGAREADELALSLENMVVSRLPLGGGVTLLTRGA, encoded by the coding sequence GTGACTGATACGGCGAACGCGGCCACCGCCGCACAGACGGAATACATCCTCGCGACCACACTCCCCGACGAGGTGATGCGCGAGACGCGCGATGACGCGACCGAGTTCGGGCTGGAAGCTCCCGACGAGATCACCGGCCAGCTCATCTCCACCCTCGCGGCGGTGGGCAGCGCCTCCAAGAGCTCTGGCGCCGTCCTCATCACCCCTGCGGCCGGAGTCGTGGGTCTCTACGCGCTCCGTGGCCTGGGCGAGCGGCAGACGGTGACGTGCATCGACCCCGAAGCCGAGCACCAGACCCATGCCAAGGAGGCCTTCCGGTCCGCGGGATTCAGCCCCTCCCGCGCACGCCTGCTCCCGTCCCGCCCCCTCGACGTCCTGGGCAGGCTCGCCGGTGGCTCCTACCACCTCGTCTACGTCGATGTCTCCCCGCTGGACCTGCCGGCCGCGCTCGAGGCAGCGGTTCCCCTGCTCACCGTCGGCGGGTCCATCATGGTGGTGAATTCGCTTCTCGACGGCACCATCGCCGACTCGACGCGACGCGACCGCGACACCGCCGGCGCGCGCGAGGCCGATGAGCTGGCCCTTTCCCTGGAGAACATGGTGGTCTCCCGGCTGCCCCTCGGCGGCGGCGTGACACTGCTGACCCGGGGGGCCTGA
- the sigE gene encoding RNA polymerase sigma factor SigE yields MDVPTEPAAASDYGTADELSGTAAFDAGLGTMPSWGELVTEHADSVYRLAFRLSGNKHDAEDLTQETFMRVFRSLKKYQPGTFEGWLHRITTNLFLDMVRHRAKIRMETLSEDYERVAGTDMTPEQQFTVSRLDPTLQAAIDELSPEFRVAVVLCDVVGMSYDEIADTLGVKMGTVRSRIHRGRSQLRAYIEAAAERDDEAKILLPTR; encoded by the coding sequence ATGGATGTACCGACCGAGCCTGCTGCCGCAAGCGATTACGGGACCGCCGATGAGCTGTCCGGGACCGCGGCGTTCGACGCCGGTTTGGGAACAATGCCGTCGTGGGGCGAGCTCGTCACGGAACACGCGGACAGCGTGTACCGCCTGGCCTTCCGCCTGTCGGGCAACAAACACGACGCAGAGGATCTCACCCAGGAGACCTTCATGCGGGTGTTCCGCTCGCTGAAGAAGTACCAGCCTGGAACGTTCGAGGGGTGGCTGCACCGCATCACCACCAACCTCTTCCTCGACATGGTGCGCCACCGCGCGAAGATCCGCATGGAGACGCTGTCCGAGGACTACGAGCGCGTCGCCGGGACCGACATGACCCCGGAACAGCAGTTCACGGTCTCCCGACTCGACCCCACCCTGCAGGCGGCGATCGACGAACTCAGCCCCGAGTTCCGTGTCGCCGTGGTGCTCTGTGACGTGGTGGGCATGAGCTACGACGAGATCGCCGACACCCTCGGCGTGAAGATGGGCACGGTGCGCTCCCGCATTCACCGTGGCCGGAGCCAGCTGCGCGCCTACATCGAAGCCGCCGCCGAGCGCGACGACGAAGCAAAGATCCTGCTCCCGACGAGGTGA
- a CDS encoding anti-sigma factor family protein: protein MVSPIEGRRTSVIGGQRRPTRNRPKKFSSVEHLSHEAVAAFVDGELTPSAAHRARVHVVQCPECRAEVHGQRGASEMLRGCNLSAHVRAPEDLLARLAGIANANLGPGPDADATPVARPEDFMDRVETMIRTIRKMQGKGQR from the coding sequence ATGGTCTCGCCCATCGAAGGCAGGCGGACGTCCGTCATCGGCGGCCAGCGCCGACCCACGAGGAATCGGCCGAAGAAGTTCTCCTCGGTCGAGCACCTCAGCCACGAAGCCGTGGCTGCATTCGTCGACGGGGAACTCACCCCGTCTGCGGCGCACCGGGCCCGGGTTCACGTGGTGCAGTGCCCCGAATGCCGAGCCGAGGTGCACGGACAGCGGGGTGCCTCGGAAATGCTGCGCGGATGCAACCTCTCCGCGCACGTCCGCGCCCCGGAGGATCTGCTGGCCAGGCTCGCGGGCATCGCCAATGCCAATCTCGGCCCCGGCCCGGACGCCGATGCCACCCCGGTTGCCCGCCCCGAGGACTTCATGGACCGGGTGGAGACGATGATCAGGACAATCCGCAAGATGCAGGGCAAGGGCCAGCGCTGA